Proteins found in one Rhodobacter capsulatus SB 1003 genomic segment:
- the gltX gene encoding glutamate--tRNA ligase produces the protein MSQKIVTRFAPSPTGYLHIGGARTALFNWLFARGHGGTFLLRIEDTDRARSTPAATAAILKGLDWLGLDYDGEVVSQFDRAPRHAEVAREMLARGAAYKCFATQEEIEAFREAARAEGRSTLFQSPWRDADPATHPDAPYAIRLKAPREGATVIADKVQGEVTVRNDQLDDMVCLRSDGTPTYMLAVVVDDHDMGVTHIIRGDDHLINAARQMQVYHAMGWEVPVFAHIPLIHGPDGKKLSKRHGAVGLEEYQAMGYPAAGMRNYLARLGWSHGDDEVFTDAQAQEWFELEGIGRAPSRLDFKKLENVCGHHMGQIADDDLIAQISGYLEAAKLPALTGTQLAALHKALPVVKSGAKTFGQLLEKARFALICRPVEIDAKAMAALDPVSRGILKELTPQLQNASWVREELESVVARVAEAHGLGLGKIAAPLRAALAGRAATPSVFDMMELLGREEVLARLSDQAA, from the coding sequence ATGTCGCAAAAGATCGTCACCCGCTTCGCCCCCTCGCCCACCGGCTACCTGCATATCGGCGGCGCCCGGACGGCGCTTTTCAACTGGCTCTTTGCCCGCGGCCATGGCGGCACCTTCCTGCTCAGGATCGAGGATACCGACCGTGCCCGCTCGACCCCCGCGGCGACGGCGGCGATCCTCAAGGGGCTTGACTGGCTTGGCCTGGATTATGACGGCGAGGTGGTGAGCCAGTTCGACCGGGCCCCCCGCCATGCCGAAGTCGCGCGCGAGATGCTGGCCCGCGGCGCCGCCTACAAGTGTTTCGCCACCCAGGAGGAAATCGAAGCCTTCCGCGAGGCGGCAAGGGCCGAGGGGCGCTCGACGCTGTTCCAGTCGCCCTGGCGCGACGCCGACCCCGCGACGCATCCGGATGCGCCCTATGCGATCCGGCTGAAGGCCCCGCGCGAGGGTGCGACGGTGATCGCCGACAAGGTGCAGGGCGAGGTGACGGTGCGGAACGACCAGCTCGACGATATGGTTTGTTTACGCTCGGATGGTACACCGACCTATATGCTTGCCGTTGTCGTCGATGACCACGACATGGGCGTCACCCACATCATCCGGGGCGACGACCATCTGATCAACGCGGCGCGGCAGATGCAGGTGTATCACGCGATGGGCTGGGAGGTGCCGGTGTTCGCGCATATCCCGCTTATCCACGGGCCTGACGGCAAGAAACTGTCCAAGCGTCACGGCGCGGTGGGTTTGGAAGAATATCAGGCCATGGGCTATCCGGCCGCGGGCATGCGCAACTATCTGGCGCGGCTGGGCTGGAGCCATGGCGATGACGAGGTCTTCACCGACGCGCAGGCGCAGGAATGGTTCGAGCTGGAGGGAATCGGCCGCGCGCCCTCGCGGCTCGACTTCAAGAAGCTCGAAAATGTCTGCGGCCATCACATGGGCCAGATCGCCGATGACGATCTGATCGCCCAGATTTCGGGCTATCTGGAGGCGGCCAAGCTGCCCGCCCTGACCGGGACGCAATTGGCGGCTTTGCACAAGGCCCTGCCCGTGGTGAAATCGGGGGCGAAGACCTTTGGTCAACTGCTGGAAAAGGCGCGCTTCGCGCTGATCTGCCGTCCCGTCGAGATCGACGCGAAGGCGATGGCGGCGCTTGATCCGGTATCCCGTGGTATACTGAAAGAATTGACGCCGCAGCTGCAAAATGCTAGCTGGGTGCGTGAGGAGCTCGAAAGCGTGGTCGCGCGGGTGGCCGAGGCGCATGGACTGGGCCTTGGCAAGATCGCGGCGCCGCTGCGCGCCGCGCTGGCGGGACGGGCGGCAACGCCCTCGGTCTTCGACATGATGGAATTGCTGGGCCGCGAGGAAGTGCTGGCCCGGCTGAGCGATCAGGCGGCCTGA
- the gltA gene encoding citrate synthase has protein sequence MAETKRTATLTLDGKTYDLPVLSPSVGPDVLDIRKLYAQADVFTFDPGFTSTAACESEITYIDGDKGELLYRGYPIEQLAEKSHYLEVCYLLLNGELPTEKQMTDFEFRITRHTMLHEQIHMFFRGFRRDSHPMATMVGVVGAMSAFYHDSLDINDPWQREVAAMRMIAKLPTIAAMAYKYSIGQPFVYPRNDLDYAANFLHMCFSVPAEPYVVKPELAKAMDRIMMLHADHEQNASTSTVRLAGSSGANPFACVAAGIACLWGPAHGGANQACLEMLREIGSVDRIPEFIARAKDKNDPFRLMGFGHRVYKNFDPRAKVMKESADEVLDLLGIHDNPILQVAKELERIALEDDYFVSKKLYPNVDFYSGIILEAMGFPTSMFTPIFALSRTVGWISQWKEMLGDPTGKIGRPRQLYTGHVARDYVPVPSR, from the coding sequence ATGGCTGAAACGAAACGCACGGCAACGCTGACGCTTGACGGCAAGACCTATGATCTGCCGGTGCTGTCGCCCTCGGTGGGGCCGGATGTGCTCGACATCCGCAAGCTTTATGCGCAGGCCGACGTCTTCACCTTCGACCCCGGCTTCACCTCGACGGCGGCCTGCGAATCGGAAATCACCTATATCGACGGCGACAAGGGTGAGCTTCTCTACCGCGGCTATCCGATCGAGCAACTGGCCGAAAAGTCGCATTACCTGGAAGTCTGCTACCTGCTTCTGAACGGCGAACTGCCGACCGAAAAGCAGATGACCGATTTCGAGTTCCGGATCACCCGGCACACGATGCTGCACGAACAGATCCACATGTTCTTCCGCGGCTTCCGTCGCGACAGCCACCCGATGGCGACGATGGTGGGTGTGGTCGGCGCGATGTCGGCCTTCTATCACGACAGCTTGGACATCAACGACCCCTGGCAGCGCGAAGTGGCCGCGATGCGGATGATCGCGAAACTGCCGACGATCGCCGCGATGGCCTATAAATATTCGATCGGCCAGCCCTTCGTCTATCCGCGCAACGATCTCGATTACGCGGCGAACTTCCTGCACATGTGCTTCTCGGTCCCGGCCGAACCCTATGTGGTGAAACCGGAACTGGCGAAGGCCATGGACCGGATCATGATGCTGCATGCCGATCACGAACAGAACGCCTCGACCTCGACGGTGCGTCTGGCGGGCTCTTCGGGGGCGAACCCCTTTGCCTGCGTCGCGGCCGGGATCGCCTGCCTTTGGGGCCCGGCGCATGGCGGGGCGAACCAGGCCTGTCTGGAAATGCTGCGCGAAATCGGCTCGGTCGACCGGATCCCGGAATTCATCGCCCGGGCCAAGGACAAGAACGATCCCTTCCGCCTGATGGGCTTTGGCCACCGCGTCTACAAGAACTTCGACCCGCGCGCCAAGGTGATGAAGGAATCGGCCGACGAGGTGCTTGACCTGCTCGGCATCCACGACAACCCGATCCTGCAGGTCGCCAAGGAACTGGAACGGATCGCGCTCGAGGACGATTACTTCGTCTCGAAGAAGCTTTACCCGAATGTCGACTTCTATTCGGGCATCATCCTTGAAGCGATGGGCTTCCCGACCTCGATGTTCACCCCGATCTTCGCGCTCTCGCGCACGGTGGGCTGGATTTCGCAATGGAAGGAAATGCTCGGCGATCCGACCGGCAAGATCGGCCGTCCGCGTCAGCTTTACACCGGCCATGTCGCCCGCGATTACGTCCCGGTGCCGAGCCGCTGA
- a CDS encoding glucan biosynthesis protein yields MTLRPLVFAATAALALLAPALCPAETPAQTLAQTSAAGPGLAAPAPFSLDALAARAAAIARAPYVPAPPRQPEVLERIDYDAHRQIRYRKDKTLQLGAVPVQFFHLGTYFRQPVKMFAVANGQAREVLYAPALFDMPKDSPARDLTADAGFAGFRILRPDLSGDWISFLGATYFRTEGALGQFGLSARAIAVDTGLPSGEEFPRFTEVYLEEGAGGQAVVTALVEGRSLAGVWRMAITNTPGQGQVMAVESRIYLRKPVARLGLAPLTSMFWYSETNRWHALDWRPEVHDSDGLLIAPATGTPVWRALDTPGDIVTTRFAGPAPKGFGLVQRDRNFEHYQDDGVWYDRRPTVWVEPVSDWGRGAVTLVELPTHDEIYDNIVAFWTPETLPAPGQELRFDYRLHWVDRVPPQGDLAQVVASRIGMGGNAGVKRPRDQIKVVLDFEGPALAGLGEADGVTPEITAPQGVEIINPFAHPIRGSTRWRLVFDVKSPPGTGTVDLLAGLSRGGRALSETWAAPLHPDRIEKLR; encoded by the coding sequence ATGACCCTGCGCCCCCTTGTTTTCGCGGCCACCGCGGCCCTTGCCCTGCTGGCCCCCGCTTTATGCCCGGCCGAGACCCCGGCCCAGACTTTGGCCCAGACTTCGGCGGCGGGGCCGGGCCTTGCCGCGCCCGCGCCCTTCAGCCTTGATGCGCTGGCCGCCCGCGCCGCCGCCATCGCCCGCGCGCCCTATGTGCCCGCGCCGCCGCGCCAGCCCGAGGTGCTGGAGCGCATCGATTACGACGCGCATAGGCAGATCCGCTACCGCAAGGACAAGACGCTGCAGCTGGGCGCCGTGCCCGTGCAGTTCTTCCATCTGGGCACCTATTTCCGCCAGCCGGTGAAGATGTTCGCCGTTGCGAACGGGCAGGCGCGCGAGGTGCTTTATGCCCCCGCTCTGTTCGACATGCCCAAGGACAGCCCCGCCCGCGATCTGACCGCCGATGCCGGTTTTGCGGGCTTTCGGATCCTCCGCCCGGATCTGTCGGGCGACTGGATTTCCTTCCTCGGCGCCACCTATTTCCGCACCGAGGGGGCGCTGGGTCAGTTCGGCCTCTCGGCCCGCGCCATCGCCGTCGATACCGGCCTGCCCTCGGGCGAGGAATTCCCCCGCTTCACCGAGGTCTATCTGGAGGAAGGCGCCGGGGGGCAGGCGGTCGTCACCGCGCTGGTCGAGGGGCGCAGCCTGGCCGGGGTCTGGCGCATGGCGATCACCAACACCCCCGGGCAGGGGCAGGTGATGGCGGTCGAAAGCCGGATCTACCTGCGCAAGCCGGTGGCGCGGCTGGGGCTGGCGCCGCTGACCTCGATGTTCTGGTATTCCGAAACGAACCGCTGGCACGCGCTGGACTGGCGCCCCGAGGTGCATGACAGCGACGGGTTGCTGATCGCCCCCGCGACGGGAACGCCGGTCTGGCGCGCGCTCGATACGCCCGGCGACATCGTCACCACGCGCTTTGCGGGGCCTGCGCCAAAGGGCTTCGGCCTGGTGCAGCGCGACCGCAATTTCGAGCATTATCAGGATGATGGCGTCTGGTATGACCGCCGTCCGACGGTCTGGGTCGAACCTGTCTCGGATTGGGGGCGGGGGGCGGTGACGCTGGTCGAGCTGCCGACGCATGACGAGATCTACGACAATATCGTCGCCTTCTGGACGCCCGAGACCCTGCCCGCCCCGGGGCAGGAGCTGCGCTTCGATTACAGGCTGCACTGGGTTGACCGGGTGCCGCCGCAAGGCGATCTGGCGCAGGTGGTGGCCAGCCGGATCGGCATGGGCGGCAATGCCGGGGTGAAACGGCCGCGCGATCAGATCAAGGTCGTGCTCGATTTCGAGGGCCCGGCCCTGGCCGGTCTGGGCGAGGCCGACGGCGTGACGCCGGAGATCACCGCGCCGCAAGGGGTCGAGATCATCAATCCCTTTGCCCATCCGATCCGGGGCAGCACCCGCTGGCGGCTGGTCTTCGACGTGAAATCGCCGCCGGGCACCGGCACGGTCGATCTTCTGGCGGGGCTGAGCCGCGGCGGTCGCGCGCTGAGCGAGACCTGGGCCGCGCCGCTGCATCCCGACCGGATCGAAAAGCTGCGCTGA
- a CDS encoding NnrS family protein → MTALLRLLSDSFRVFFLLASLWAAAAMALWLWWLWQNQIGPGGDLPNALAPSHWHAHELIFGFGMAATAGFFLTAAPNWTGKPVAGPRFIALMAGLWLAGRGAVLLWGSVPPVLAAGVVLAFPALLTERMARQLIRRPASSEGLYLALLGLITLAEARVLLDWLDLPPGDAAAGLRGGLAALVALVAVLGGRITPQFTRNALARAGAPPAALPRSFPWLDRSVAGCACLAALAAVFPLSGALAGAAALALGAGQLARMGFWRSRKVLGNPLLAALHLAMLGTGIGALLQGFAAFGRGEEIGALHVSAIAGVGGMILAVMSRATLAQTGRALVAPRPVVLAYLLLPLAALARFAAATWPETYVAAMLSAAALWVLAFALFALSSAPAFLGPRQTP, encoded by the coding sequence ATGACCGCCCTTCTTCGCCTGTTGTCCGACTCGTTTCGCGTCTTTTTCCTGCTCGCCTCCCTCTGGGCGGCGGCGGCGATGGCGCTTTGGCTTTGGTGGCTGTGGCAAAACCAGATCGGGCCGGGGGGCGATCTGCCCAATGCGCTGGCGCCGTCCCATTGGCACGCGCATGAGCTGATCTTCGGCTTCGGCATGGCGGCGACGGCGGGATTTTTCCTGACCGCGGCGCCGAACTGGACCGGCAAGCCGGTGGCCGGGCCGCGGTTCATCGCGCTGATGGCGGGGCTTTGGCTGGCGGGCCGGGGGGCGGTGCTGCTCTGGGGCAGCGTGCCGCCGGTTCTGGCCGCCGGGGTGGTCCTTGCCTTCCCGGCGCTTCTGACCGAACGGATGGCGCGGCAGCTGATCCGCCGTCCGGCCTCGAGCGAGGGGCTGTATCTGGCGCTTCTGGGGCTGATCACGCTGGCCGAGGCGCGGGTGCTGCTGGACTGGCTCGACCTGCCGCCCGGCGATGCGGCGGCGGGGCTGCGCGGCGGGCTGGCGGCGCTGGTCGCGCTGGTCGCGGTGCTGGGCGGGCGGATCACGCCGCAATTCACCCGCAATGCGCTGGCCCGGGCCGGGGCGCCGCCCGCGGCGCTGCCACGCAGTTTCCCCTGGCTGGACCGGAGCGTCGCCGGTTGCGCCTGTCTGGCGGCGCTGGCGGCCGTTTTCCCGCTGTCCGGGGCGCTTGCGGGGGCGGCGGCCCTGGCGCTCGGGGCCGGGCAGCTGGCCCGGATGGGCTTTTGGCGCAGCCGGAAGGTGCTGGGCAATCCGCTGCTGGCGGCGCTGCATCTGGCGATGCTGGGCACCGGGATCGGCGCGCTGCTGCAGGGCTTTGCCGCCTTTGGCCGGGGCGAGGAGATCGGCGCGCTGCATGTCAGCGCGATTGCGGGGGTGGGCGGGATGATCCTGGCGGTGATGAGCCGCGCGACGCTGGCGCAGACCGGGCGGGCGCTGGTGGCGCCGCGGCCGGTGGTGCTGGCCTATCTGCTGCTGCCGCTGGCGGCGCTGGCGCGGTTCGCCGCCGCCACCTGGCCGGAAACCTATGTCGCGGCGATGCTGAGCGCGGCGGCGCTCTGGGTGCTGGCTTTTGCGCTTTTCGCGCTCAGCTCTGCGCCCGCTTTCCTGGGTCCGCGTCAAACCCCTTGA
- a CDS encoding calcium-binding protein, with product MTRVLKFATIVALCGAALPAVAQQAADPAVVPGQAFLAQWDLDGDGQVTLAEARSHRADIFAMFDSDGDGSFSAAELAGIDEFKQAQLEAGMGPGHQRADGVMPRAGMGRGMGQGQGQGQGQGMAGQGFFAPAADQMLRLDGNGDGRVTQAEFVAGSDRWFAMRDRTGDGVVTLADFGPRRRG from the coding sequence ATGACACGCGTTCTGAAATTTGCGACGATCGTGGCGCTTTGTGGCGCGGCCCTGCCCGCAGTGGCGCAACAGGCGGCCGATCCGGCGGTGGTGCCGGGGCAGGCGTTCCTGGCGCAATGGGATCTGGACGGCGACGGTCAGGTGACCCTGGCCGAGGCCCGCAGCCACCGCGCCGACATCTTCGCCATGTTCGACAGCGATGGCGACGGCAGCTTTTCGGCCGCGGAACTGGCGGGTATCGACGAGTTCAAACAGGCGCAGCTGGAGGCCGGGATGGGCCCCGGGCATCAGCGCGCCGACGGGGTAATGCCGCGCGCCGGGATGGGACGCGGCATGGGGCAAGGTCAGGGCCAAGGTCAAGGTCAGGGGATGGCGGGGCAGGGCTTCTTTGCCCCGGCCGCCGATCAGATGCTTCGGCTTGACGGCAATGGCGACGGCCGGGTGACGCAGGCCGAATTCGTCGCGGGCAGCGATCGCTGGTTTGCGATGCGCGACCGCACCGGCGACGGCGTGGTGACGCTGGCCGATTTCGGACCGCGCCGCCGCGGCTGA
- a CDS encoding HAD family hydrolase, translating to MMDQPLRAILWDMDGTLLDSEPVHRLSFVDAARACGLTLPADFHEGLIGKSEDAIHAILAAEHGLTLSLAHWSELRFAAYLARIEEVHPFRIATDLWARAQAAGLSQAIVSNSPEGIVRANLTRLGLAPGAVRTVSRHDVRRGKPDPEPYLLALARLGLPPETVAVVEDSAAGLAAARAAGLCVYMMPWFEGPAGDWQPFAALSSRLPG from the coding sequence ATGATGGACCAGCCCCTGCGCGCGATCTTGTGGGACATGGACGGCACGCTTCTGGACAGCGAGCCGGTGCATCGGCTCTCCTTCGTCGATGCGGCGCGGGCCTGCGGTCTGACGCTGCCCGCGGATTTCCACGAAGGCCTGATCGGCAAAAGCGAGGATGCGATCCATGCGATCCTTGCGGCCGAACACGGGCTGACGCTGTCCCTTGCGCATTGGTCCGAGCTGCGTTTCGCCGCCTATCTGGCCCGCATCGAGGAGGTGCATCCCTTCCGGATCGCCACCGATCTTTGGGCGCGGGCGCAAGCGGCGGGGCTTTCTCAGGCGATCGTGTCGAACTCGCCCGAGGGGATCGTGCGGGCGAACCTGACCCGGCTGGGGCTGGCCCCCGGAGCGGTGCGCACGGTCAGCCGTCACGATGTCCGCCGCGGCAAGCCCGATCCCGAGCCCTATCTGCTGGCGCTCGCACGGCTTGGCCTGCCGCCCGAGACGGTGGCGGTGGTCGAGGACAGCGCCGCGGGGCTGGCGGCGGCCCGGGCGGCGGGGCTTTGCGTCTACATGATGCCCTGGTTCGAGGGGCCTGCGGGCGATTGGCAGCCCTTCGCGGCGCTGTCCTCGCGCCTGCCGGGCTGA
- a CDS encoding FGGY-family carbohydrate kinase — translation MSAPTARHLVGVDVGTGSARAGVFDLTGHLLGTDHHPITLFREEGSVVEQSSAEIWAAVGRAVQGALKAAGLTGADVAGIGFDATCSLVVLDPAGRSLPVGPSGDPARDVIVWMDHRATAQTERINATKHRVLEYVGGRISPEMETPKLLWLKEHRRETFDAAGHFFDLTDFLTWKATGSAARSICTVTCKWTYMGHESRWDESYFRQIGLADLAEEGFARIGTEVVMPGTALGAGLTEAAARDLGLLPGTPVAAGLIDAHAGGVGTVGAAGEGGAVANLAYVFGTSSCTMTTTEDPVFVPGVWGPYYSAMVPGAWLNEGGQSAAGAAIDQLLRFHPASAEASAAASRAGLSLPAWLARRAEALAGAGGEVARLAAGLHVVPEFLGNRAPHADPYTRALIAGLGMEDDLDNLVALYVAGICGLGYGLRQILEVQAKRGASVATIVISGGAGRSDLVRQILADATGVPVAAPDTEEPVLLGSAILAAVAAGAAPDVATGMAQMSRIARRYPPGEAALRAFHDARFALFEKFQVLARDAALREA, via the coding sequence ATGTCCGCACCCACTGCCCGCCATCTTGTCGGGGTCGATGTCGGCACCGGCTCTGCCCGCGCCGGGGTCTTTGACCTGACCGGCCATCTTCTGGGCACCGACCACCACCCGATCACGCTTTTCCGCGAGGAAGGCTCGGTCGTCGAGCAATCGAGCGCCGAGATCTGGGCGGCGGTCGGCCGCGCGGTGCAGGGCGCGCTCAAGGCGGCGGGTCTGACGGGCGCGGATGTCGCCGGGATCGGCTTTGACGCCACCTGTTCGCTGGTGGTGCTGGATCCGGCGGGGCGGTCCTTGCCGGTCGGCCCCTCGGGGGATCCCGCGCGCGATGTGATCGTCTGGATGGATCACCGCGCCACCGCGCAGACCGAGCGGATCAACGCGACGAAACACCGGGTGCTGGAGTATGTCGGCGGCCGGATCTCGCCCGAGATGGAGACGCCGAAGCTGTTGTGGCTCAAGGAACACCGCCGCGAAACCTTTGATGCCGCGGGGCATTTCTTTGATCTGACCGATTTCCTGACCTGGAAGGCGACGGGCTCGGCGGCGCGCTCGATCTGCACCGTGACCTGCAAATGGACCTATATGGGCCATGAAAGCCGTTGGGATGAAAGCTATTTCCGCCAGATCGGGCTTGCGGACCTGGCCGAGGAAGGCTTTGCCCGCATCGGCACCGAAGTCGTCATGCCCGGCACCGCCTTGGGCGCGGGCCTGACCGAGGCTGCCGCGCGGGATCTGGGTCTTTTGCCCGGCACGCCCGTTGCGGCGGGGCTGATCGATGCCCATGCGGGCGGTGTCGGCACCGTCGGCGCCGCGGGCGAGGGGGGGGCTGTGGCGAATCTGGCTTACGTCTTCGGCACCTCGTCGTGCACCATGACCACCACCGAAGATCCCGTCTTCGTTCCGGGCGTCTGGGGCCCCTATTATTCGGCGATGGTGCCGGGGGCCTGGCTCAACGAGGGCGGTCAGTCTGCCGCCGGGGCTGCGATCGATCAGCTTCTGCGGTTCCATCCCGCCTCTGCCGAGGCGTCGGCCGCCGCCTCCCGTGCCGGGCTTTCCCTCCCCGCCTGGCTTGCGCGCCGTGCCGAGGCCCTGGCAGGGGCGGGGGGCGAGGTGGCCCGTCTGGCGGCGGGGCTGCATGTGGTGCCCGAGTTTCTGGGCAACCGCGCGCCGCATGCCGACCCCTATACCCGCGCGCTGATCGCCGGGCTGGGGATGGAGGACGATCTTGACAACCTTGTTGCGCTTTATGTCGCGGGGATTTGCGGGCTGGGCTACGGGCTGCGCCAGATCCTTGAAGTGCAGGCGAAACGCGGCGCCTCGGTCGCGACGATCGTGATCAGCGGCGGGGCGGGGCGGTCGGATCTGGTGCGCCAGATCCTGGCCGATGCGACCGGCGTGCCGGTGGCCGCGCCCGACACCGAGGAGCCGGTGCTGCTCGGCTCCGCGATCCTGGCCGCGGTGGCGGCGGGGGCGGCGCCCGATGTGGCCACCGGCATGGCGCAGATGTCGCGCATCGCGCGACGCTACCCGCCGGGGGAAGCGGCCCTGCGCGCCTTCCACGACGCCCGTTTCGCGCTTTTCGAGAAGTTTCAGGTGCTTGCGCGCGATGCCGCGCTGCGGGAGGCATGA
- a CDS encoding SDR family oxidoreductase, which produces MTNLMQGKTAAITGAASGIGLACAKILVEEGAQVVLIDRDETKLAAACAEIGPGAHPLSLDLFDGKAVSGMLPAIRKLVGDLDIFHANAGAYVGGPAAEGNPDVWDKVLNLNINAAFRTVNAVLPHMIERKTGDIIFTSSVAGVVPVVWEPVYTASKFAVQAFLHATRRQVAPHGVRMGAVLPGPVVTALLDDWPKAKMEEALANGSLMQAREVAEAVLFMLSRSRGVVVRDLVLLPNSVDL; this is translated from the coding sequence ATGACAAATCTCATGCAGGGCAAAACCGCCGCCATCACCGGCGCCGCTTCGGGCATCGGCCTGGCCTGCGCCAAGATCCTGGTCGAGGAAGGCGCGCAGGTCGTGCTGATCGACCGCGACGAGACGAAACTGGCCGCCGCCTGCGCCGAGATCGGACCGGGGGCGCATCCGCTGTCGCTCGATCTTTTCGACGGCAAGGCGGTCTCGGGGATGCTGCCCGCGATCCGCAAGCTTGTGGGCGATCTGGACATCTTCCACGCCAATGCGGGCGCCTATGTCGGCGGCCCCGCGGCCGAGGGGAACCCGGATGTCTGGGACAAGGTGTTGAATTTGAACATCAACGCCGCCTTCCGCACGGTGAATGCGGTGCTGCCGCATATGATCGAACGCAAGACCGGCGACATCATCTTCACCTCCTCCGTCGCGGGGGTGGTGCCGGTGGTCTGGGAGCCCGTCTACACCGCCTCGAAATTCGCGGTGCAGGCCTTCCTGCACGCCACCCGCCGTCAGGTGGCGCCGCATGGCGTGCGCATGGGCGCGGTGCTGCCCGGTCCGGTGGTGACGGCGCTGCTTGATGACTGGCCGAAGGCGAAGATGGAGGAAGCCCTGGCGAATGGCTCGCTGATGCAGGCGCGCGAAGTGGCGGAAGCCGTTCTCTTCATGCTGTCGCGCAGCCGCGGCGTCGTCGTGCGCGATCTCGTGCTTTTGCCCAACAGCGTCGATCTTTGA
- a CDS encoding sugar ABC transporter permease yields MSMKPDASPIAYDRADARVRADTGLAGAARAFIDRIRSGDLGILPVVVGLILISVVFSTLNPVFLLPNNLVNLLFDAAAVGFISLGIVLILLLGEIDLSVGSMSGLASALVGVLWVNMGVPLPLAILAALSAGATMGAIYATLLNRFTMPSFVSTLSGLLALLGMQLYILGPTGSINLPYASFLVRFGQILIMPDWASYALALVPGLGILWFGFRQMKARAAANLSCTSASVVLVKAGAVTLLLEGAVAYLNLGRGVPFMFVVFVLCVAAMQYALTRTKWGRSMFAVGGNIEAARRSGIKVKRIRLTAFMLGSSLAALGGVFSAARLATASQQAGTGDVNLNAIAAAVIGGTSLFGGRGSAWAALLGVLVIQSISNGLTLLNLSSSLRYMITGAVLAVAVIIDSLARQSRASHGRA; encoded by the coding sequence ATGAGCATGAAACCCGACGCCTCGCCCATCGCCTATGACCGCGCCGATGCCCGGGTGCGGGCCGATACCGGGCTTGCCGGTGCCGCCCGCGCCTTCATCGACCGCATCCGCTCGGGCGATCTGGGCATCCTGCCGGTCGTGGTGGGGCTGATCCTGATTTCGGTGGTCTTTTCCACCCTGAACCCGGTCTTCCTGCTGCCCAACAACCTCGTCAACCTGCTGTTCGATGCCGCCGCAGTGGGGTTTATTTCGCTGGGCATCGTGCTGATCCTGCTTTTGGGGGAAATCGACCTTTCCGTCGGCTCGATGAGCGGGCTGGCCTCGGCCTTGGTCGGCGTTCTTTGGGTCAACATGGGGGTGCCCTTGCCGCTGGCCATTCTGGCGGCGCTTTCGGCCGGGGCGACGATGGGGGCGATCTATGCGACGCTTCTGAACCGCTTCACCATGCCGAGTTTCGTTTCCACCCTCTCGGGGCTGCTCGCGCTTCTGGGCATGCAGCTTTACATCCTCGGGCCGACCGGCTCGATCAACCTGCCTTACGCCTCGTTCCTGGTCCGCTTCGGGCAGATCCTGATCATGCCGGACTGGGCGTCTTATGCGCTGGCTTTGGTGCCGGGGCTGGGCATCCTGTGGTTCGGCTTCCGGCAGATGAAGGCGCGGGCGGCGGCGAACCTGTCGTGCACCAGCGCCAGCGTCGTGCTGGTCAAGGCGGGCGCCGTGACCCTGCTTCTGGAAGGCGCCGTCGCCTATCTGAACCTTGGCCGCGGCGTGCCCTTCATGTTCGTCGTCTTCGTGCTTTGCGTCGCGGCGATGCAATATGCGCTGACCCGGACGAAATGGGGCCGCTCGATGTTCGCCGTCGGCGGCAATATCGAGGCGGCGCGGCGCTCCGGCATCAAGGTCAAGCGCATCCGCCTGACCGCCTTCATGCTGGGCTCGTCGCTCGCAGCCCTTGGCGGGGTGTTTTCCGCCGCGCGTCTGGCCACGGCCAGCCAGCAGGCGGGGACGGGGGACGTGAACCTGAATGCCATCGCGGCGGCGGTCATCGGCGGCACCTCGCTTTTCGGCGGCCGCGGCTCGGCCTGGGCGGCGCTGCTGGGCGTGCTGGTGATCCAGTCGATTTCGAACGGCCTGACGCTTCTCAATCTCAGCTCGTCGCTGCGTTACATGATCACCGGGGCGGTTCTGGCCGTGGCCGTGATCATCGACTCGCTTGCACGGCAATCGCGCGCCAGCCACGGCCGCGCCTGA